ATGTAGCTCCTTGCaaaaaggttgaaaaaaaaaccctcaaaacacAAGGCTTGTTTAGTTTCCATGGGAAAGGATACTGTTGGCTCAAGATTAGGTCATAGACACTAATGTTGATTgcatcagtggaaaaaaaaccttcctcACTGGAGTTTACAGTGCATGTTTCACCTGTAAGAACTCCAGGCTGTTAAATGGAGGCAGGCTTTTCAGCCACCCAGCAGTACAGTAATAATAATCTAAAGCTCTGTTCCAGTTATTAGTGCTTAGGAGTTATGTTTGTGAGGCCTCTGCTTCCGAAGGTCTGTAGATACAGCTAGGGAAGCTGTATTCCCACACATAAAAAGTTTTAGAAGAGTTCTGACCTCTGTAGTTCTGGCTCCTGTTCCTCCTGCCATGGAAACAGATAGATGACTAACCCAGGTTAGCTAGGAAACCTTAAGCTAATCactgttatttatttaataaacaagCTTTAGCTTTCTAAAAAAAGCTGTCACTCTGTAGTGATTCCATGTTTCCATGGTAATGGGagtggcagctgcagcagaaggaaattttaaaagcattttccagaTTCTAaaacagggctgggagctgggaaggaTCTTGCAGGGAGAATGGGTTTGACTAGGCTAAAGCCTTTATTGTCTTTGGAAAGAGGATGGAAAACCCATTATGCctaactgaaaaatcaaaacctcAAGTTATCCTTAACTGCTAATTTTGTTCAGAGAGGCTTATCTTAAAATAATGTCTCTTTAGAACATCGAAACTTATTTGGAAGAGCTCCAGGGCCCTTCAAGAAGGGAGAGACTTCCCGGCTGttgctgctttcctggggaaCCAGCACATCCAGACCATGTGGCCCTTGTTGCAGAGGTTTATTCAGAGATACCTGCTTCCTTCAGTGTGACATGTTTAAAAGTGCAATGCTGAATTTCCAAATCCCATTTAGCCCAGAGGAAAGTAATCCAGGCTCCATAGGCTTAAACCTGAGGCATGCTGGAGTTGTGTGAGCAGCTCTGTAAGAAGCTGTGCGGTGTGTTAGTCGAGGTGCCAAGCCCCGTAATGGgttctttcatccttttttttttttcccttgcttgtTTTACAggctggaaggagaggggaCAAACAACGAGAAAACTTGAAATGATACACTTAACATACTTTAGGAATAAACCAGAAATGCACATTTCTGGGAACGTTCAGGTGGTGCATTTTTAGATGTTAAGGCAACTGCCGGTAGTTTGTAGCTACTGAAGAGGTGCAGTAGAGCTGTGTAATTTCACTGCCCGCTGTGTCCAAAGTGTAAAATACCTGTGGAGGGACAAGTGCTTCAGACACTTAAAATCAGATCATGCCATTGTGCTGATGTAAATCAGAGCTGTTTCCCAAGTGCAAGTGTAAAAGCTTTGTGGAACTGCAGTTcagtaaaaatgtaattttaagcTTGCCAAACCAGtcacagaagaacagaagatCGTGTTTGTTATAAACAAGGATAATGAAGCAATGCCGAGTGTGAGAAAGCGGCACTGACAGTTGAAGCTTTTAGCTTTCTGTGCTTGGGAGAGGACAAAAGTCTTTCCTGTTCTCTGTGGGTTTTAGCTCTCTGTTTAATAATCTGCTTAAACTGACTTTATAGACTTGTCACTGATTTCTCTGCTAACAGGCTGAGAAATGAGAGCGTGGAGTTGCTATCCAATTTCACTAGTTGTTGTCCCAGATGACAGTCCTGTCCACCTCTCCTAAAACAAGTTAGAGGTTAACCTGAGTAATGCCTTGTTTCTTCTGAGCAACCATATCCTATAGGTTCTCCTTAAGAGTAACCTGTGTGACCTATCTACCCACGAGGAATTCTTAGTGGCAGGGGTACGCGTCTTTAAATCCAAGAATCGTAATGTGCTCTTTACCTCCAGTCCCTGAATTGACTTCCTGTGTGGTGATAAGTGTAATGTTACGAGGCAGATGTTAAAATTGCTCTGCTActgggagggggtgcagggagagTGCATGCTTGTGAGAGCTCCATAGTGCTATTTTTAGTTGcttaagttttctttctgttgtagAAATAATTATGAAtgtctttttgttcttgttcagAAGGCGTGCTtaccctctccctcctccctgctgagaGACTGGAATACTTTAAGCTTTCTAAAACATGCATGTCTTGCTCAAAACTTGGCAAAGCATAATACAAGATTAATTATAAGTAGCCCTTGTTGAAAGGCTAAATGAACTTTTTTCACAAAGTGATTACACTTCAGTGctaatttttcttccacaagTTGATGTGAATTAAACTGAAGGATCTTGCTCTCGGCAGTGTGTAATATTAGCTTGCATTATCATCTGTGATAGGTCTTGGATAATGTGTAAATTAAGGGAAAAGGAGGACTAGCTTTCAGTATTCTTCTAGGAACTCTGCAGGGATGCTTTCAAGCCTTAACTTGTTGACCGTGTTGGATTAGGAATGTGAGTCTTCCTCGAGGATGCTTGCTCAAATTCTTGGATCCAGGGCTGTTcattcttccctctttctttgtCTGTTTCACTTCCTTTAAGGCCATTCtcattcttctgtgttttcttgcatttaatTCACTATATTCAATGACCAGAACATTTGCTCTAGTTTAAGCGTTTGGTGAGAATGCAGCTACACAGAAACCAGGCGTCTGCCTCTCTGAGGCAAGCTGGCTTATGCTGCATCTATTCAGAGTGGCTACCATTTCATGCTTGCCTTTATTCCTTACTGTTTTTACATATGACATCTAAAGTCACTGAAACTGTAAGGCTAGAAAATGTTATAAATGCTTCTCCCCCGACTCCTGCCCTAGTTTTACTTTATGAGTTTGAAAGCATttagaaaataccttttttttttttaaagtcactttAACTGTTTGAAATGCTTAAGAAGTGTTTAAAGGACAGCAGTTAACAGGTGAATCTGGGAAGGTTTCATACCTGGCATTATCTTGGATGTTCTTTTAACTGAATACATTTCAAATAGATAACCTTCCTTCAAGTGGGTGGCTTGAAAGTTTGCTAGCAAAGTTGCACTTCACACTTCAAGGACGCATAAAATTCCATTCTGTTGTAAAACGTTGCAGTTTATATGCATGCTTTTTGTGTGAAACTTGACTTTTATCTTCAGAATAGGTGTGTGAATCACAGGCGGTAGAATATGGCTGGACAAATATCGGAATCTGATCAGATCAAGCAGGTAAGATGCTGTATTCATGAGTGGTGGCTTTGAAGATCTTGTATTACTTTGTCACGTAGAGTAAAAGGTGTAGGGCATGGAGAAGGATAAAAAGTTTAAGTTATCATCTGAGTTAAGACTAGTTCTTTAGCAACCCAAATTTAAGCATTTGACCATTGACAGACACAGTATAGTATCTGATTTGAGTACTAGCAGCATTTGGTGCTGAAATCTTCTGACTGATAGTAAATTTTTCTAGCGGCTTGTCCTTTAAATGTTAGTGTCACCAGATGGCCCATGCAGTTGTGTGTAAGAAAttaatgtagatttttttttttttttaaatactcattgtctgttcaatttttatttatagttcAAGGAGTTTCTTGGAACATACAATAAACTTACAGAAAACTGCTTCCTGGATTGCATAAAGGATTTCACTAGCAGAGAGGTTAAACCGGAAGAGGTTGGTAAACATTTCCTATGCTTTTCCTGACCCTTTGGTAGAACTGCTGTGTAGCATTCAAATTTCAGAAGCAACTTAAAGTTTTGATCTTTCAAGTGGCTAAAAAGCTAGTTAGCAGTCTTTAGTGCAGTATAGGTGTCTGGCATGTGGCTTCCAAGTGAGAAAAGAAGCGAGTTAGTGGAAGGAAGGGGAATAGCTTGTCTGTAGTTTTGCTTCTCCAAGTATGTCCAAAGGtgatgaaaaatacttctttgcaCCCTAAcagtctgtcgtggtttagccccagccagcaactaagcaccacgcagccgctcactcactccccctaccctgaggggatgggggagagaattggaggaaaaaaagtaaaacctgtgggtcgagataagaacagtttaatagttgaaataaagtaaaatagcagtagtagtagtattaataataactattataataatagtaataataatatacaaagccattgatgcacaatgcaattgctcaccacccactgactgatacccacccagtccctgagcagcgctcgctgccccccggccaaccccccccagtttctatactgcccatgacaccgtatggtatggaatagcccttgggccagtttggatcaactattctggccgtgccccctcccagtttcttgtgcacctggcagagcatgggaagctgaaaagtccttgactggcataagcagtacttagcaacaactaaaaacatcagcgtgttatcaacattcttctcctactaaatccaaaacactgcactatgcctgctgctaggaagaaaattaactctatcccagccaaaaccaaggcACAGTCTCtttacaaaaagaaaccaaacgaCGAACCAAAGCCAAGTACTTTTGATGGGTTAGATCATCAGCTACAGACAAACTATGGGCTTTTGAATTTTTGTCATTGTCTTTTCATTATGTACACACAGAGGGAATCTTCCCAATCTCGCTGTGAGTACTGGCTTCTTATTGCAGTTCTGCGTATTTTATTCGCTGAGCTATCAGTGGAGGTTCTTGTCCCCCAACTTCTGATGGGTGGTATCTTTATGGACACGGAAGTTGACAACCTACAGCCTGCATCTCATTCTTTGGAGGTAGAATCCTACTGAAATACTTGTTTACTTACCTACATTCCCTGCATTGTAATGAGTCACAGAAACATAGGCCTCCAAAGCTCTGGCTGTTAAATCCACTTCTCTGCATTGCAGGGAGCTCCATCACAAAGTCATCTGCAAAAAAGATGAAGCTCTCAAGATTAGTTGCATGGTTTTTGCCTCTCCTCCCCTGTTGAAAGGCCATTTCAGACTATCATCATTCTGTTGGTTAAAAGTCTAATAACGTTTGCTCGACTCTGCTGGCAGGGAAAAACGAAACCTGAAGTTTTAAACTAACCATTGGTTTTGAGCATTTTCTGCCTCCTTGGAGTTTTAACTCCTCAGCGCAGGCAAAAATCATGTCTCctttcagcttctgttttgctgcGCTAAACAAAGCTCTCTTAGCTTCCCAAGGCAGATTCCTTGTTTCCCTGATCTTCTCTGCATCTGCTTTAGTGGGATTTTTATTGACTACAGGAGGGCAGAATTATTCTGGATAAGGTTTTGTTACTGTCTTTTACCAACTCATTTTGAATTGCTTGAACAATACAAGCAGCATCAGTTAACAGAACTGACAGAAGTGTCAGCAGCACAACCTCTTTACCTTTCTGGGATGGTATTTGATTTCCAGTAGAGGATTatacttctttcttctgctaCCCAAAGTGTTACtagaatttctttaaaaataacgGTTCATGTAGTCTTTCATTAAAGACCTGGGATCCAAAACCAAAGAATGCTTATTGGAGGGGAATTAAGATTATTTAGATACAAAACATATTCTTAgattctgatcttttttttttttttttttttttttttttcttcttctgtcatCTGCAAAGAGGCCATGTCCAGCAGTACAAGAGCCATCTGTAACAATGGAAGCTAGGAAGAGACTTTCTTATGGAAGTTTCGTCCATAATTATCCATTACGGGGTTTCTTGCAGAGCATCTGGCTCTCACCCCTGCTGGAAACAGGACACTGGTCTAGATGGACCACTGGTCTGATCTGGTACGGAAATTCCTATGTTCCTattgaaagctgtatttttttattaaataattaagaTAAATACCTCCATGAATCTCCTTTGAGAGTCCACATTTGAAAAAACGGCTTCTGACCTCTATCCCTACAGCAAGTCTGCACTGCAAGTCCAGACTTCCCCGGGCATCGCATCACAAATACCACACCCTCTGGGAGAAGTGGCTTGGGGTAGTTCCAAAATTTGTGTCCTACTCAGACTTAACTCCTGCTTAACAGGTTTTGCTGTAGCT
The Pelecanus crispus isolate bPelCri1 chromosome 6, bPelCri1.pri, whole genome shotgun sequence DNA segment above includes these coding regions:
- the TIMM9 gene encoding mitochondrial import inner membrane translocase subunit Tim9; amino-acid sequence: MAGQISESDQIKQFKEFLGTYNKLTENCFLDCIKDFTSREVKPEEMTCSDHCLQKYLKMTQRISMRFQEYHIQQNEALAAKAGLLGQPR